TGGAAAAACATTACCTAAAAATGTTAACTCAATAACAAAACCTTCTCGAATCTCATCCTTCTATTCAAAcacaaaaattaaaataagaaattacaTTGCAAGCAAAAACGTTAATATATCTCGATTTTATGGAGagtttaataatgataagaTATTTccattgaaatattttgaaaaatttttcaaaacaggaagaaattttaatatgaaattgaaaattatggTCACCTCATTAATATTAGCCACAATAATCTGTTCTATTGTAAATTATTCCTTTGAAGggttaaagaaaaattctaGAGGGCAAAAAATTCGATTTAAAACGGAATTAAGTGGCGTAGATCTCATTTCACTAGCAAATAAGAGAGATGTAAGTGCCTTCCCAATCTCAGAATCAATTTTGaatgatgaaaattatGAATCTTATCAAGTTAAAGGCTATATCACTAATCTAAAACTAGAAGGattaatttctaaaaaGAATTCTGAAGCACCACAGAAGCAAGATACAAAGGGAAAATTGGTTACAGTAAAAgatttggaattattatcaagTAAAGATTACAAAGATTTAGTCGAGTGTGATGATCTTGAATATGaagcaaaaatattttattcaaaagaacaaaaaatgataaaagaTGACTTAATTGGTGTAaggaaatatttattatcaaaagatTTTGATGTGGAGGATAGATTTATTGCAGAACATGTACAACAAGAAAACGAAAAAGATAAGAGTGATTATgaaattgtaaaaaaaagttggTTTAGATTTGGATCTTCAAGTGTATGGATGGAAAGTGAACAATGCTATATAACTGTGACAAGATTAATGTATTCGTCCCATGGTTCTAAAGCTGGCCCTGATATCTCACTTATAAGAGCTCAGGCTTTTGATAGAAATTGggaagaaattaaagataaaagaaTTCCAAAACACGATATCCAAATTCCACAAAACATTGACTTAGAAATTGAGAAACTTGAAAGTGATTACAGTTTAACAAAGGATACatgcaaaatatttatatatgaCCCAACTAAATATGACACTTGTATTgctgaaaaaaataagatttattttgaaaataaaagacGAATGCAAAACATTATCGatcaatattttgtaaCATACCCAACAGTATATAAATTTCCAATGTTAGAGAAAACACAA
The window above is part of the Henningerozyma blattae CBS 6284 chromosome 2, complete genome genome. Proteins encoded here:
- the TBLA0B00700 gene encoding uncharacterized protein, whose amino-acid sequence is MLIQTELGIKTENQSGKTLPKNVNSITKPSRISSFYSNTKIKIRNYIASKNVNISRFYGEFNNDKIFPLKYFEKFFKTGRNFNMKLKIMVTSLILATIICSIVNYSFEGLKKNSRGQKIRFKTELSGVDLISLANKRDVSAFPISESILNDENYESYQVKGYITNLKLEGLISKKNSEAPQKQDTKGKLVTVKDLELLSSKDYKDLVECDDLEYEAKIFYSKEQKMIKDDLIGVRKYLLSKDFDVEDRFIAEHVQQENEKDKSDYEIVKKSWFRFGSSSVWMESEQCYITVTRLMYSSHGSKAGPDISLIRAQAFDRNWEEIKDKRIPKHDIQIPQNIDLEIEKLESDYSLTKDTCKIFIYDPTKYDTCIAEKNKIYFENKRRMQNIIDQYFVTYPTVYKFPMLEKTQFAGSEDPRIVLRKFHNQEEPVVVFNMDTKQNRKMHALFPHRKLNPLLELNFEGMNHMEKNWAPFFTDSDINTSMFSRGSIHFMYHYTPLEIVKCSLDDGICEKIFTKQTLGLTKKNHFGGIRGGTQFVQLPSIIPRIHGKQIFVGFSKLHIDDCGCGSKFYRPMLDVIIEEDGIYHQELIVPSLDFNIEVLDWSTKSHTCNFYNILSPNSIAFWDVIKQDPKTKKFEDLLVFTFSEADEVSKVINIKGLLEYILNLYSTKQIEENFIPSFNSDTILGETLQCVKSNAEQICKNYGLIHKAEVTFEK